A portion of the Tubulanus polymorphus unplaced genomic scaffold, tnTubPoly1.2 scaffold_51, whole genome shotgun sequence genome contains these proteins:
- the LOC141914600 gene encoding lamin-A-like isoform X1, which translates to MMSHTYTTTNTTTGGGGSGSNSWSRNHERHELQRLNDRLASYIENIKNLQNQGNQIDSSAFVNSVQILEGEMGELKRMYEEELNSLRLKLDEDLKEKNHWKIQANKNQASQQQFQDRFAIEADKYRKAIDEINGLQRLLSQKDGELLELKMAAMAPIDELAQIKRDYEVAIREAENYKRRYDHEQKLRQDLDDQLHQLHKKVEFDSAVRDKAADEMKGRLELSTNTILNLESRLREVSKTDGNIGDKLQQIRKAAEDEILKYRTELEENFNRTVISLKCQIDRDTKSNGDLTNENARLQSIIDDLNGKIAQLEGQISGLKQDNENLNTALMTERNRTSEKIRSLRENLTQLQQQLIINTKQNTGSDTFIPIKHEIEAYKVLLEGEEKRIHCPLGMTEQIGLTSSAGQLGLTSSAGQLGLTSSAGQIGLTSSAGQIGLIGGPSAQLGLGLTGGQSAQLGLGLTGGQSAQLGLGLTGGQSAQLGLGLTGVSGNYVSGIVPIEEPHVQYDSAQNRADMKKISILGGATDKLERTEVQSAPADTPPIGHRPSSSTSHDYTNATSTSVCDVKILEVHPQGKYIRLQNCSNNKDVEFGGYMIQQNVGGNPVAVYRFPPRVKFMCNDTITVWSGNNDPILHEPPTDFVFKEQQKWGTGPECTTILCKPNGQAVAWTTAAHRFTKDAFDLKSSSSQVADDDDDNNETDFEKIENTGEILTEYPQPKIHESVYLRREKMEPPLLTSQKHPHGLDPLADCHPRSGQQRPLVNGNDNSSVNRQTRSQSTRPDPVYGQPYSGASAQRMGSSPLRRYITTDSTIRGSGHLANRAEVQETAPPPSAFMKPSNRYAFGRQQIESQHRLQYQAPIPRPPLFSNW; encoded by the exons ATGATGTCTCACACATACACCACGACTAACACCACGACTGGCGGCGGAGGTTCGGGTTCGAACTCTTGGAGTAGGAATCATGAACGTCATGAATTACAGCGTTTAAACGACCGTTTGGCTTCTtacattgaaaatatcaaaaacctACAGAATCAGGGAAATCAAATTGATTCTTCTGCATTTGTGAATTCTGTCCAAATACTCGAGGGTGAGATGGGTGAATTAAAGAGAATGTATGAAGAGGAACTGAATTCATTGAG GCTGAAATTGGACGAAGATCTGAAAGAGAAAAATCACTGGAAAATTCAGGCGAATAAAAATCAGGCTTCACAACAACAATTTCAAGATCG TTTTGCCATTGAAGCTGATAAATACAGGAAGGCAATCGATGAAATAAATGGACTTCAACGATTATTAAGTCAAAAAGATGGAGAATTATTAGAattaaagatggctgccatgGCACCTATAGACGAACTGGCTCAAATAAAACGAGATTATGAAGTCGCGATTCGAGAGGCTGAGAATTATAAACGAAG GTACGATCATGAACAGAAGTTACGTCAGGATTTAGACGACCAACTTCATCAACTTCATAAAAAAGTCGAATTTGATTCAGCAGTTCGTGATAAA GCGGCCGATGAAATGAAAGGAAGATTAGAATTATCAACGAATACGATATTAAATCTGGAATCTCGCTTGAGAGAAGTATCGAAAACTGACGGAAATATCGGAGATAAATTACAACAAATACGAAAAGCGGCCGAGgacgaaatattgaaatatcgaacGGAATTAGAGGAGAATTTCAATAGAACA gtgatttcattgaaatgtcaaaTCGACCGCGATACAAAATCAAACGGAGATTTAACCAATGAGAACGCTCGATTACAATCTATTATCGATGACTTAAATGGAAAAATTGCTCAACTCGAAGGACAG ATCAGTGGATTGAAACAAGACAATGAGAATTTGAACACGGCGCTAATGACTGAACGTAATCGAACGTCAGAGAAAATACGTTCATTACGAGAGAATCTCACTCAATTACAACAACAGTTAATTATAAACACCAAACAGAACACCGGCTCTGATACGTTCATTCCTATCAAACATGAAATAGAAGCTTATAAAGTTTTATTAGAAGGTGAAGAAAAAAG GATTCATTGTCCACTTGGAATGACTGAGCAGATAGGACTGACCAGTTCGGCTGGTCAGCTGGGATTGACCAGTTCCGCTGGTCAGCTGGGACTGACCTCTTCAGCTGGTCAGATAGGACTAACCAGTTCGGCTGGTCAGATAGGACTAATCGGTGGTCCATCAGCCCAGCTTGGACTAGGGTTAACCGGTGGTCAATCAGCCCAGCTTGGACTAGGGTTAACCGGTGGTCAATCAGCCCAGCTTGGACTAGGGTTAACCGGTGGTCAATCAGCCCAGCTTGGACTAGGGTTAACTGGTGTTAGTGGTAACTATGTGAGTGGAATTGTACCTATTGAAGAACCACATGTACA GTATGACTCCGCTCAGAATCGAGCTGATATGAAGAAGATATCGATactaggtggcgctactgaTAAATTAGAGCGGACTGAAGTTCAATCAGCCCCGGCAG ATACGCCACCTATTGGTCATCGACCGTCCAGTTCTACGTCACATGACTACACTAACGCTACCTCAac tagCGTTTGTGACGTGaagattttagaagttcatcCGCAGGGAAAATATATACGACTTCAAAACTGTTCTAATAACAAG GATGTTGAATTTGGAGGTTATATGATACAACAGAATGTCGGGGGAAACCCGGTAGCCGTTTATAGATTCCCGCCGAGAGTAAAGTTTATGTGTAACGATACGATCACAGTTTGGTCCGGAAATAACGACCCTATTTTACACGAACCTCCGACTGATTTTGTGtttaaagaacaacagaaatggGGAACTGGACCGGAGTGTACGACTATACTGTGTAAACCTAACGGACAG GCGGTTGCCTGGACGACGGCTGCTCATAGATTTACTAAAGACGCGTTTGATTTGAAATCATCGTCGTCTCAGGtcgccgacgacgacgatgacaacAATGAAACCGATTtcgagaaaattgaaaatactgGCGAGATTCTAACGGAATATCCGCAGCCGAAAATACACGAATCGGTTTATCTGAGGAG agAGAAAATGGAACCACCGCTGTTAACATCGCAGAAACATCCTCATGGCCTCGATCCCCTCGCGGATTGTCATCCTCGTTCAGGTCAACAGCGCCCTCTAGTAAATGGTAATGATAACAGTAGCGTTAATCGTCAAACTCGTTCTCAATCGACGCGGCCTGATCCCGTTTACG GTCAGCCGTATTCGGGCGCGTCTGCTCAAAGGATGGGTAGTTCACCATTACGTAGATATATAACTACTGATTCAACTATTCGCGGTAGTGGTCATCTCGCTAATAGAGCT GAAGTACAAGAAACAGCGCCCCCTCCCAGCGCGTTCATGAAACCGTCAAATCGATACGCTTTTGGTCGTCAACAAATAGAATCACAACATCGCTTACAATACCAGGCTCCGATACCGAGACCGCCGTTATTCTCTAACTGGTAG
- the LOC141914600 gene encoding lamin-A-like isoform X2: protein MMSHTYTTTNTTTGGGGSGSNSWSRNHERHELQRLNDRLASYIENIKNLQNQGNQIDSSAFVNSVQILEGEMGELKRMYEEELNSLRLKLDEDLKEKNHWKIQANKNQASQQQFQDRFAIEADKYRKAIDEINGLQRLLSQKDGELLELKMAAMAPIDELAQIKRDYEVAIREAENYKRRYDHEQKLRQDLDDQLHQLHKKVEFDSAVRDKAADEMKGRLELSTNTILNLESRLREVSKTDGNIGDKLQQIRKAAEDEILKYRTELEENFNRTVISLKCQIDRDTKSNGDLTNENARLQSIIDDLNGKIAQLEGQISGLKQDNENLNTALMTERNRTSEKIRSLRENLTQLQQQLIINTKQNTGSDTFIPIKHEIEAYKVLLEGEEKRIHCPLGMTEQIGLTSSAGQLGLTSSAGQLGLTSSAGQIGLTSSAGQIGLIGGPSAQLGLGLTGGQSAQLGLGLTGGQSAQLGLGLTGGQSAQLGLGLTGVSGNYVSGIVPIEEPHVQYDSAQNRADMKKISILGGATDKLERTEVQSAPADTPPIGHRPSSSTSHDYTNATSTSVCDVKILEVHPQGKYIRLQNCSNNKDVEFGGYMIQQNVGGNPVAVYRFPPRVKFMCNDTITVWSGNNDPILHEPPTDFVFKEQQKWGTGPECTTILCKPNGQAVAWTTAAHRFTKDAFDLKSSSSQVADDDDDNNETDFEKIENTGEILTEYPQPKIHESVYLRREKMEPPLLTSQKHPHGLDPLADCHPRSGQQRPLVNGNDNSSVNRQTRSQSTRPDPVYGQPYSGASAQRMGSSPLRRYITTDSTIRGSGHLANRAAGEIRYGPPSPHLSPIQQELSRVSGSQQSTLVRFSAA from the exons ATGATGTCTCACACATACACCACGACTAACACCACGACTGGCGGCGGAGGTTCGGGTTCGAACTCTTGGAGTAGGAATCATGAACGTCATGAATTACAGCGTTTAAACGACCGTTTGGCTTCTtacattgaaaatatcaaaaacctACAGAATCAGGGAAATCAAATTGATTCTTCTGCATTTGTGAATTCTGTCCAAATACTCGAGGGTGAGATGGGTGAATTAAAGAGAATGTATGAAGAGGAACTGAATTCATTGAG GCTGAAATTGGACGAAGATCTGAAAGAGAAAAATCACTGGAAAATTCAGGCGAATAAAAATCAGGCTTCACAACAACAATTTCAAGATCG TTTTGCCATTGAAGCTGATAAATACAGGAAGGCAATCGATGAAATAAATGGACTTCAACGATTATTAAGTCAAAAAGATGGAGAATTATTAGAattaaagatggctgccatgGCACCTATAGACGAACTGGCTCAAATAAAACGAGATTATGAAGTCGCGATTCGAGAGGCTGAGAATTATAAACGAAG GTACGATCATGAACAGAAGTTACGTCAGGATTTAGACGACCAACTTCATCAACTTCATAAAAAAGTCGAATTTGATTCAGCAGTTCGTGATAAA GCGGCCGATGAAATGAAAGGAAGATTAGAATTATCAACGAATACGATATTAAATCTGGAATCTCGCTTGAGAGAAGTATCGAAAACTGACGGAAATATCGGAGATAAATTACAACAAATACGAAAAGCGGCCGAGgacgaaatattgaaatatcgaacGGAATTAGAGGAGAATTTCAATAGAACA gtgatttcattgaaatgtcaaaTCGACCGCGATACAAAATCAAACGGAGATTTAACCAATGAGAACGCTCGATTACAATCTATTATCGATGACTTAAATGGAAAAATTGCTCAACTCGAAGGACAG ATCAGTGGATTGAAACAAGACAATGAGAATTTGAACACGGCGCTAATGACTGAACGTAATCGAACGTCAGAGAAAATACGTTCATTACGAGAGAATCTCACTCAATTACAACAACAGTTAATTATAAACACCAAACAGAACACCGGCTCTGATACGTTCATTCCTATCAAACATGAAATAGAAGCTTATAAAGTTTTATTAGAAGGTGAAGAAAAAAG GATTCATTGTCCACTTGGAATGACTGAGCAGATAGGACTGACCAGTTCGGCTGGTCAGCTGGGATTGACCAGTTCCGCTGGTCAGCTGGGACTGACCTCTTCAGCTGGTCAGATAGGACTAACCAGTTCGGCTGGTCAGATAGGACTAATCGGTGGTCCATCAGCCCAGCTTGGACTAGGGTTAACCGGTGGTCAATCAGCCCAGCTTGGACTAGGGTTAACCGGTGGTCAATCAGCCCAGCTTGGACTAGGGTTAACCGGTGGTCAATCAGCCCAGCTTGGACTAGGGTTAACTGGTGTTAGTGGTAACTATGTGAGTGGAATTGTACCTATTGAAGAACCACATGTACA GTATGACTCCGCTCAGAATCGAGCTGATATGAAGAAGATATCGATactaggtggcgctactgaTAAATTAGAGCGGACTGAAGTTCAATCAGCCCCGGCAG ATACGCCACCTATTGGTCATCGACCGTCCAGTTCTACGTCACATGACTACACTAACGCTACCTCAac tagCGTTTGTGACGTGaagattttagaagttcatcCGCAGGGAAAATATATACGACTTCAAAACTGTTCTAATAACAAG GATGTTGAATTTGGAGGTTATATGATACAACAGAATGTCGGGGGAAACCCGGTAGCCGTTTATAGATTCCCGCCGAGAGTAAAGTTTATGTGTAACGATACGATCACAGTTTGGTCCGGAAATAACGACCCTATTTTACACGAACCTCCGACTGATTTTGTGtttaaagaacaacagaaatggGGAACTGGACCGGAGTGTACGACTATACTGTGTAAACCTAACGGACAG GCGGTTGCCTGGACGACGGCTGCTCATAGATTTACTAAAGACGCGTTTGATTTGAAATCATCGTCGTCTCAGGtcgccgacgacgacgatgacaacAATGAAACCGATTtcgagaaaattgaaaatactgGCGAGATTCTAACGGAATATCCGCAGCCGAAAATACACGAATCGGTTTATCTGAGGAG agAGAAAATGGAACCACCGCTGTTAACATCGCAGAAACATCCTCATGGCCTCGATCCCCTCGCGGATTGTCATCCTCGTTCAGGTCAACAGCGCCCTCTAGTAAATGGTAATGATAACAGTAGCGTTAATCGTCAAACTCGTTCTCAATCGACGCGGCCTGATCCCGTTTACG GTCAGCCGTATTCGGGCGCGTCTGCTCAAAGGATGGGTAGTTCACCATTACGTAGATATATAACTACTGATTCAACTATTCGCGGTAGTGGTCATCTCGCTAATAGAGCT GCCGGTGAAATACGTTACGGTCCTCCATCTCCTCATCTATCTCCAATTCAACAGGAATTATCGCGTGTTTCTGGCTCTCAACAATCGACGCTTGTTAGATTCAGCGCTGCCTAG